A region from the Paraurantiacibacter namhicola genome encodes:
- a CDS encoding ribonucleoside-diphosphate reductase subunit alpha translates to MEFRERDEQAMELDDIREDAPASESKAAGAKPAAKPAKKKAVSMETEDQGSDALVAEKTAEAMGEALKTAAKSAAEPDSKKVNPRRFTIEMDAERDANLTEFGKATLNDRYLLPGESYQDLFARVADAYADDQDHAQRLYDYISRLWFMPATPVLSNGGTGRGLPISCYLNSVSDSLDGIVGTWNENVWLASKGGGIGTYWGNVRGIGEPVGLNGKTSGIIPFVRVMDSLTLAISQGSLRRGSAACYLDVSHPEIEEFLEIRKPSGDFNRKALNLHHGVLLTDEFMEAVRAGEKFELKSPKDGSVRGEVDARSLFQKLVETRLATGEPYIVFSDTVNRMMPKHHRELGLKVSTSNLCSEITLPTGIDHLGNDRTAVCCLSSLNLEKWDEWNTDKQFIEDVMRMLDNVLQDYIDRAPDEMARAKYSAARERSVGMGVMGFHSFLQMKNIGMESAMAKAWNMKMFKHISSKANEASLMLAQERGPCPDAAETGAMERFSCKMAIAPTASISIICGGTSACIEPIPANIYTHKTLSGSFVVKNPYLEKLLQKKSKDSTNVWNSILEKGGSVQHLDFLTDEEKAAFKTSFEIDQRWLLEFAADRAPFIDQAQSLNLFIPADVDKWDLMMLHFQAWEKGIKSLYYLRSKSVQRAGFAGGVEADNTADAQKIELSAGAGQETDYEECLSCQ, encoded by the coding sequence ATGGAATTTCGAGAGCGGGACGAGCAGGCAATGGAATTGGACGACATCCGCGAAGACGCCCCGGCTTCCGAAAGCAAGGCAGCAGGCGCAAAGCCGGCTGCGAAGCCCGCAAAGAAGAAGGCAGTGAGCATGGAAACCGAGGATCAAGGCAGCGACGCGCTGGTGGCCGAAAAGACCGCCGAAGCGATGGGCGAAGCCCTGAAGACAGCAGCGAAATCCGCCGCGGAACCGGATTCCAAGAAGGTCAATCCGCGCCGTTTCACCATCGAGATGGATGCAGAGCGTGACGCGAACCTGACCGAATTCGGCAAGGCCACGCTGAACGATCGCTACCTGCTTCCGGGCGAAAGCTACCAGGACCTGTTCGCCCGCGTGGCCGATGCCTATGCCGATGACCAGGACCATGCGCAGCGCCTGTACGATTACATCAGCCGCCTTTGGTTCATGCCGGCAACGCCCGTCCTCTCCAACGGCGGCACGGGCCGCGGCCTGCCCATTTCCTGCTATCTCAATTCCGTGTCCGACAGCCTCGATGGCATCGTGGGCACCTGGAACGAGAATGTCTGGCTGGCGTCCAAGGGCGGCGGCATCGGCACTTATTGGGGCAATGTGCGCGGCATCGGGGAGCCGGTCGGCCTGAACGGCAAGACCAGCGGCATCATTCCCTTCGTGCGCGTGATGGACAGCCTGACGCTGGCGATTTCGCAGGGTTCGCTGCGCCGCGGTTCGGCCGCCTGCTACCTCGACGTCAGCCACCCGGAAATCGAGGAGTTCCTCGAGATCCGCAAACCCTCGGGCGACTTCAATCGCAAGGCGCTGAACCTGCACCACGGCGTGCTTCTGACCGACGAATTCATGGAAGCCGTCCGCGCGGGCGAGAAGTTCGAGTTGAAATCGCCCAAGGATGGCAGCGTGCGCGGCGAAGTGGATGCGCGTTCGCTCTTCCAGAAACTGGTCGAAACGCGCCTTGCCACGGGTGAGCCCTACATCGTGTTCTCGGACACGGTGAACCGCATGATGCCCAAGCATCACCGCGAGCTGGGCCTGAAGGTTTCCACCTCCAACCTGTGCAGCGAAATCACCCTGCCCACCGGGATCGACCACCTCGGCAACGATCGCACGGCCGTGTGCTGCCTCTCCTCGCTCAACCTGGAAAAGTGGGACGAGTGGAACACTGACAAGCAGTTCATCGAAGACGTGATGCGCATGCTCGACAACGTGCTGCAGGACTATATCGACCGCGCGCCGGACGAGATGGCCCGCGCCAAGTATTCCGCTGCGCGCGAACGCAGCGTGGGCATGGGCGTGATGGGCTTCCACTCCTTCCTGCAGATGAAGAACATCGGCATGGAAAGCGCCATGGCCAAGGCCTGGAACATGAAGATGTTCAAGCACATCAGCTCCAAGGCGAACGAGGCCAGCCTGATGCTGGCGCAGGAACGCGGGCCGTGCCCCGATGCTGCCGAAACCGGCGCGATGGAACGCTTCAGCTGCAAGATGGCAATCGCGCCCACCGCGTCGATCAGCATCATCTGCGGCGGCACCAGCGCCTGCATCGAGCCGATCCCGGCCAATATCTACACCCACAAGACGCTGTCCGGAAGCTTCGTGGTGAAGAACCCGTATCTGGAAAAGCTGCTGCAGAAGAAGAGCAAGGATTCCACCAATGTCTGGAATTCGATCCTGGAGAAGGGCGGCAGCGTCCAGCACCTCGACTTCCTGACGGACGAGGAAAAGGCGGCCTTCAAGACCAGCTTCGAGATTGACCAGCGGTGGCTGCTGGAATTCGCCGCCGACCGCGCGCCCTTCATCGATCAGGCGCAGAGCCTCAACCTCTTCATCCCTGCCGATGTCGACAAGTGGGACCTGATGATGCTGCACTTCCAGGCCTGGGAGAAGGGCATCAAGTCGCTCTACTACCTGCGCTCCAAGAGCGTGCAGCGCGCAGGGTTCGCCGGCGGCGTGGAAGCGGACAACACCGCCGATGCGCAGAAGATCGAGCTGTCCGCCGGTGCCGGGCAGGAAACCGATTACGAGGAATGCCTGAGCTGCCAGTAG
- a CDS encoding CHAT domain-containing tetratricopeptide repeat protein — translation MVNLAAGAMLAATPLAALAQDAEDSEAAAAAPAAQLDPETAALSQEIATLEGQDPARDPAGDLPKLIDLHARATANGKVPPLDMGLLASEIGGRHFYLRDYPEAARWYQRAGVWLEKGGASPEEMSGLYNNTATILAASGQYEEARATHEKALAIRMEMEGGRGAKTASSLFGIGYVLFRQGRVEESVPYFRESVVQQVEFAPPDDPNTVIRMTSLASVLGRSGREGEALSWARRAEAIGREYLGEDHQTYAVALNNLGNSLIENGLYQEALPILRQTLTVRRNTVGPDAPGTAISMRNLATVLKVTGQTEEAEALNADAITVLEASGDTETPDALPYMYADAAGFAAMRGDWPEYDRLAARAIALADAALGPDDHNRAMIHLYHARWLSERGQHAEALAIAQEWVPVMAAALIDTHPDRLWAEMLLQSLKARVDGAPDWAAADGALGRLEGKLTDLATPDRQLVREARTHRDAAMLYMDFALRSRDHARAVRAMQLVSMTDLALGQQFGGGDAAGGEADTAADADAFTARRVFLALSRKTDELALREASALEAGDEDLAAQIAQQRAASSDARDAARSALLAEHPGFVERYRPRPVELAELQARLGERDILLIPIEGERTGWMIRIERDRVSAHPFELAPMRGHVLAIREAVDPPGGGALPAFPRADALGLYRMLFPQGIKQDANVLLYGGQTLASVPFALMLTDDWDGPLADAPWLLRRASVQVVGNLGLLRREPAAMEAQVELPRFAGIGGVAFPDGPGNAAPDADGTMQLAGIFRSGRPEAELIADLPPLPEAPAELRAIASALGGQDELVLLGGDAAEENFKRADLSGYSVIAFATHGLVAGELRGLWEPALLLGTGEGSGEDGLLGASEIAQLRLDADLVILSACNTAAGLDGQAPVYSGLATSFAQAGARSLMLSHWRVRDDAAARLTVGTVEGMVSGLSRPDALRRAQLSLMADEGVPDAAHPAIWAPFVIIEN, via the coding sequence ATGGTGAACTTGGCCGCAGGGGCGATGCTGGCGGCGACGCCGCTGGCGGCTCTCGCGCAGGACGCAGAGGACAGCGAGGCGGCTGCCGCCGCCCCCGCCGCGCAGCTCGATCCCGAAACCGCCGCGCTTTCGCAGGAGATCGCCACCCTCGAAGGGCAGGATCCTGCGCGCGATCCGGCAGGCGATTTGCCGAAACTGATCGACCTGCATGCAAGGGCCACGGCCAATGGCAAGGTCCCGCCGCTCGACATGGGGCTGCTCGCGTCCGAAATCGGCGGGCGGCATTTCTACCTGCGCGACTATCCCGAAGCGGCCCGCTGGTACCAGCGCGCAGGCGTCTGGCTGGAGAAAGGCGGCGCCTCGCCCGAAGAGATGTCCGGCCTCTATAACAACACGGCCACCATCCTTGCCGCCAGCGGCCAGTACGAAGAAGCGCGCGCCACGCATGAAAAGGCGCTGGCCATCCGCATGGAGATGGAAGGCGGGCGCGGGGCGAAGACCGCCTCCTCGCTGTTCGGCATCGGCTATGTCCTCTTCCGCCAGGGCCGGGTGGAGGAATCCGTGCCCTATTTCCGCGAATCCGTGGTGCAGCAGGTGGAGTTCGCACCGCCGGACGATCCCAACACCGTGATCCGCATGACCTCGCTGGCGTCCGTGCTGGGCCGGTCCGGGCGCGAGGGAGAGGCGCTGTCTTGGGCTCGCCGGGCCGAGGCGATCGGGCGTGAATACCTGGGCGAGGATCACCAGACCTATGCCGTCGCGCTCAACAACCTCGGCAATTCACTGATCGAGAACGGACTTTACCAGGAAGCCCTGCCCATCCTGCGCCAAACGCTGACCGTGCGGCGCAACACCGTGGGCCCGGACGCGCCGGGCACGGCGATCTCCATGCGTAACCTCGCCACAGTCCTGAAAGTTACGGGGCAGACGGAGGAGGCCGAGGCGCTGAACGCCGATGCCATCACCGTGCTGGAAGCCAGCGGCGACACCGAAACGCCTGACGCGCTGCCTTACATGTATGCCGATGCGGCCGGATTTGCTGCCATGCGCGGAGACTGGCCGGAATACGACCGGCTGGCCGCCCGCGCCATCGCGCTGGCCGATGCGGCGCTGGGGCCGGATGACCACAACCGCGCGATGATCCACCTCTACCACGCGCGCTGGCTGTCCGAACGGGGGCAGCATGCAGAGGCGCTGGCCATCGCCCAGGAATGGGTGCCGGTCATGGCCGCCGCCCTGATCGACACGCATCCCGACCGGCTGTGGGCAGAGATGCTGCTGCAATCGCTGAAGGCGCGGGTGGACGGCGCGCCGGACTGGGCCGCCGCCGATGGCGCGCTGGGGCGGCTGGAAGGCAAGCTGACGGATCTCGCCACGCCGGACCGGCAATTGGTGCGCGAGGCCCGCACGCACCGCGATGCCGCGATGCTGTACATGGATTTTGCCCTGCGCAGCCGCGATCACGCACGCGCAGTGCGCGCCATGCAGCTGGTCTCGATGACGGACCTGGCGCTGGGCCAGCAATTTGGTGGCGGCGATGCCGCCGGCGGGGAGGCGGACACGGCCGCGGACGCCGATGCCTTTACCGCGCGGCGCGTTTTCCTGGCCCTGTCGCGCAAGACGGACGAGCTGGCGCTGCGCGAGGCGAGCGCGCTGGAGGCCGGTGACGAGGACCTCGCCGCGCAAATCGCACAGCAGCGTGCCGCCAGCAGCGATGCGCGCGACGCGGCCCGCTCGGCCTTGCTGGCGGAACACCCCGGCTTCGTGGAGCGGTACCGCCCGCGGCCCGTGGAGCTGGCCGAGCTGCAGGCCCGGCTGGGCGAGCGCGATATCCTGCTGATCCCGATCGAGGGGGAACGCACGGGCTGGATGATCCGGATCGAGCGGGACCGCGTATCCGCGCACCCATTCGAACTCGCGCCTATGCGCGGCCATGTCTTGGCCATTCGCGAAGCCGTGGATCCGCCGGGCGGCGGCGCCCTGCCGGCCTTCCCCCGCGCCGATGCGCTGGGCCTGTACCGCATGCTGTTCCCGCAGGGCATTAAGCAGGATGCGAACGTGCTGCTGTATGGCGGGCAGACGCTGGCCAGCGTGCCCTTCGCCCTGATGCTGACCGACGATTGGGACGGCCCGCTTGCCGATGCGCCCTGGCTGCTGCGCCGTGCATCGGTGCAGGTGGTGGGCAATCTGGGCCTGCTGCGCCGCGAACCTGCAGCCATGGAAGCGCAGGTGGAACTGCCGCGCTTTGCCGGCATTGGCGGCGTGGCATTCCCGGACGGCCCGGGCAATGCAGCACCAGACGCGGACGGAACAATGCAGCTGGCCGGAATCTTCCGCTCCGGCCGACCGGAGGCAGAACTGATCGCGGACCTGCCCCCGCTGCCGGAAGCCCCGGCCGAATTGCGCGCCATCGCCTCGGCCCTTGGCGGGCAGGACGAACTGGTCCTGCTGGGCGGGGACGCGGCGGAGGAGAATTTCAAGCGCGCGGACCTGTCCGGATATTCGGTCATCGCCTTTGCCACGCACGGCCTGGTCGCGGGCGAACTGCGCGGGCTGTGGGAGCCGGCGCTGCTGCTGGGCACAGGCGAGGGCAGCGGCGAGGACGGCCTGCTGGGCGCGAGCGAGATCGCGCAATTGCGGCTGGATGCGGACCTGGTGATCCTGTCCGCCTGCAACACCGCCGCCGGGCTGGACGGGCAGGCGCCGGTCTATTCCGGGCTCGCCACATCCTTCGCCCAGGCTGGTGCGCGCAGCCTGATGCTGAGCCATTGGCGCGTGCGGGACGATGCCGCCGCCCGCCTGACGGTGGGGACGGTAGAGGGCATGGTGTCCGGGCTCAGCCGGCCCGATGCGCTGCGCCGCGCGCAATTGTCGCTGATGGCGGACGAGGGCGTGCCCGATGCGGCCCATCCGGCCATCTGGGCACCCTTCGTCATCATCGAGAACTGA
- a CDS encoding DUF2171 domain-containing protein, with translation MFEKWRIKEHMEVSNFEGQHVGTVDDVDDGQIKLTKSDSMDDMHHFLSMEDVEKVEDNRVYLKQDARIPEGLGNKATEAA, from the coding sequence ATGTTCGAGAAGTGGCGCATCAAGGAGCACATGGAAGTCAGCAATTTCGAAGGCCAGCACGTCGGCACCGTCGACGATGTCGATGACGGCCAGATCAAGCTGACCAAGTCCGACAGCATGGATGACATGCACCACTTCCTGAGCATGGAAGATGTCGAGAAGGTCGAAGACAACCGCGTCTACCTGAAGCAGGATGCGCGCATCCCGGAAGGCCTTGGCAACAAGGCGACGGAAGCCGCCTGA